Below is a window of Colias croceus chromosome 15, ilColCroc2.1 DNA.
CAATtaggaatattttttattctcttATATCTAGATCGTAAATAAGACCTGTTATTTTTCAACATGACACAAATATTAGAAACAAGACAGAATATGTGAAAAGAGAAGAGAAGAAGTAAAGTTGGAACCATTGGCGCTAATACTAATCAATCACAACAACTCACAATGCCAAAGGCTGAGGGCGAATTTGTGTAATACAAAGTCATTTGGATACACCGACCAGATATAGTGTTGATTAAGTTTATAGGGCCGCTATCAGGTATGATCTGGGGCGCTCGCCGCCGCGGCGGCCGCAGTGCGTCGGGCGGGCGCAACGCGGCCCATAAACGATCTAATTTCTTCGAAATAAGTCTCTTCAGGGGATCTCCTGCGACTATCGTCTCCATTTTCCGCTTCATGTTTCTTCAAATGCCTGTCTAGATTCGTCTGCTGTCCGAAACAGCGATCACAGTGACGGCAGCGGAACGGTCTCTCTTTGTTGTGAATATTTCTCACGTGTCGTTGTAAATTTGACGATATTGAAAAGGAGCGTTCACAATACTTGCACCGATACGGCTGTTCGCCGGTATGCGTCCTTAAATGTCGAGTTAAATTCGCACTACGAGGGAATGCTTTCCCGCAATAAGAGCACGTGTAGCGGTCACGGGCTCTGTTGACTCCTGGATTCGGAGGGACCGGTGGAGGTCTGGGTGCGCCCGGAGCGAGCAGGGTCGCGGCCGCAGCGGGCAAGAAAGGGTATCGTCCAAAGGAGGCTGGCAAGGCCAGAGGTAACCGCCTGCAGAATTGTAGCAGCGCTGGGTGCGCCGGATGCGCAGGGTGCGTGGGGTGTGGCGGTGGAGAAGGAGTGATCAAGTTGCAGTTTTCATCTTCTAGCCGCTGGGGGCGCTTGTGTGTGACTCTGAGGTCCAAGGGTTCGTCGGCACGGGGTGAGCCGAGGGGGCTGGCGTGGTGCTCGAGCGGAGAGGACGGCGGGGAGGCGAGGCGGCGCGGCGCCGCGTGCTTTTCGCGCATGGCGGCCGCAGCGCACGCGCTCATCGGGCTCGTGCGCCACCGACCTGcaacaaagaaaatatacattatagGTACACATGTCACAGGATAACTATTTGATTTGGAAATTAATATGAGCACAGAAATTCGTGCTCTAATAAATAGTTGTTAAAGTTTTGAATAGGTATATGGCTAATTTATGATTTTCTATATGGTTCAAAGAATTACACAACCTTCTATTATACAGCGAAATACATGAAATGTTTTAGACGTTTATTTCTCGGAGTCGTTATACCAATTagactggtccaatttgataTGCGCATaacaacttttacatacaCTTCGAAAACTGACATCAATGATGAATATCCTAGAAACGTCAGTATGCTAAAATGTGTACAGAAATTGCGAAATGACGTGACCGGTGGGGTGACCATCTGATCGATGCCGGCTCCTACGCTCGCCTTCGACGTACGCCTACCCACTTGCGACATCGGTAACTAGAGCACTCGTTACaattatgttttcttttttttaatcattcacAAGATAGTGGAATATATTCAAACTTTGCAGTACTAATGATATTTCGCTATGTGTAGCCTTACTGTTCGTTTGGATTATctttgtttatacaaatacataaaataaatttaatgaggGGGATAAAAGCAGAGTCATCAATTATGTCAGTTTTCTAAATAACCAATTAAAGATTTAGGTGACTGATTGCACTGAACaagattttacaattttattaagcagtaaatatatcttatatcgATTGCCACTTTCTAGATTGAATTTCATATTAGATCCagttattatgtacttaattttaactacattaaaatcaGATAGTGCTTAAAGTGATATAGTGTTATCTTTgagataagaaaaaataaagataaaggTAGGTCTGATTTTGATCATATCGAACAACAGCGTATggcaaataataattgtttgtcTGTTCTAGGACAGTTTTAGTAACAATGAATTAATTGCGAAAGTATCATATCAACACAGGAGTGTACAAATTTGTTAGCTCACGCCTACGAGCTGACACGCGGCTAATTTGCACCAAAAGCAGTAAACATAAATCCTTTGAACATGAACCGAGCATCGACATCCGGATCCTTATTAGGTGAGCTCGTGAGCCGAGCTCCGCTTACTTATGATTTGTTACTGGACACTAGGAAATTGTATTGTGAAATCTTGGGCTATGACGACCTCTGTCTAGTGTGGatagataaataaagttaGAATAGGGAAATAAATTTCTCTCTGTTTAGATGTTTTGGACaaattgacataatttttttaatcgctATAAAAAAAGGCTTGGCAAATTTGAGGACACTTAGGTAAATAAACTTAGCTATGAAAATCTTATTTTGGATTATTCTAATCTAACGATACCTTAATTATTAACGAGGATAGAGGATTTAtaaacctagtcgatataaaTTTGACTGATTATCcttttatatagaaataacCTAATACTGCCTCGTTCAAACCATGTAGAGCATCACTCGGTAGAGCATCAACGCGAAAACTAATCCTGATAAGTTCCATTTGCTAACCACTGTATGGTCTCCTGCCCTGCCTCCTGTATTTCAATCATAATTAAAAAGGTCACAAACTCGGCTAAGGTGAAGAAACTACATTCCGTGCAGGTCCATAAGCAACGACAGTTGTAGTGGAATTGACATTTGAGGTTCATTTATATCAAACTCCTTCGAGTAGTTTCTAGTTTATTACGTCGGTCAGGTCAGGTAATATCGTACGGGCTCCCACCGCGTAGTGTTAATATTTGCACGTACGTTAGAAATTAGGTGCTTGGATAGGAATTAGTCGGCGAGTTGTATGGAATATTTCGCGATCTTTACAATTTTGCCTGTTTGCACGTCTCGCAAATGGATCTTAGAACATGTGTGCCCATCATTACCCGAGTCACGATCGTCTAATTGTACTTAATTAACGGCGATCGGAAGACGTGACGTATTACGTGGTAGGCGGGGCCAACACGTTTATGTATGTTAATGTAAACACCGTGGCCAATGAGCGCTATCACGCCGCGCCGCCTTGTGATATATTAGCATTTGAAACGGTTATTCGTTCGTGCCGCTACCGACAGAGCGATTCCGAACGGCCACTTTGGTGAGCCTTTATGCATTTGGAATAGGCTCGTCAACTCGTCCCACTTGTTTCTTATGTAGAAACTAATCTCATAAATTATAGTATTGAAGTTGAATAACATAGTTATCGAATTcgaacataataatttaaatatataattcaaGTATGCAATATCATTGTTTGCTTCATTTATCagtgaataataatataggtatgatATTGAAGGCGAGGTGTGAATTGAAATGAGACATCGTTATTTTATCTACAGTCGTTTTATATAGAGTTGATTGTGTTTcctgtaaatataatttacgtttgcataaaatattgcAAGTATTTCTATAATCAATTAATCAGAGTcagttctttttgtattttgtgttatgttgataattaattcaatgcttatatttaaatatctcaTATGTTATCGGATTATAAGTTACCGCTATAGAGGACAATTACGCTCGTGCACTTATGTAAAcgatcatttatattttatataggtacatatggAATAACCGATTCTGATATTAATACTCTGTAGATAAAGACTATAATGGCATGTATTAATCGTTGAATGATAAGTGCTATATGCTTTGTTGACTGCCAATGGAGAAATACTGTTGTGCTTGACTTGCAGTGCGTATCATTATGTGTAGAAGCATCGTTATTGGTCTCTGCTTATTACCATTATTTCCCACTCCGTATATTATAGTGACTACttccattttatttcaaataaaactgaTTCGATGTTTCAAACTATACTTAGGAAACGAGATAGAGTCTGTATTTTGTCATTATACAAATTTTGAGTTCTGTCCCAGAAAAAATTATGGCTCAAGTAATTGTTGTTATCTaagtatagtttatttttataataaataatacactaTAAATAACATTGTAAAGGAATGCGTTAATGATATAATCGTAATGATAATCGTAAATCATATAGCTTAAggaatctgaaaaaaaaagaactaaTGAAGAAAATTCACATCAAATATTGAtacataaaactattaaataaaatatgaattcaCGCTGGTTTCCTAAAAAGGATTTTaactttatgaatttattcattcaataaCATTTCCTTCAGTCGGATACGAGTACGGGCTTGCAAAAGTTTAAATTGTAGCCAGCGATTTAAAAGAGCGTCATACCTACTAGACATTCCTATATCATATTCTCTCATCGGATTGCGGTCGTAGCAGATTCACACGCGCGTAGTTTTTAGACGATATCGTGTCGGtctttgatttatttcatatcactATTTTAGGTAACGAGTCGCGCCGATCGCCATAAGGCGAGTTATGAAATTACAAGCCGACGTATGAACTCTGTATGGGACATAAATAAGACCGTATAGATGGTATGGAAGTATGAATTGCTGGCAGGAAAAACTGTGTAGTAAATAATCCCACGAGCATTATGCTGGAATACTTGAAAACGCTCTTCATTGACGCATTTGTTATTGCGGCGTCGTACGCAGTACCTATAAACGGTTAAGATATTCAACTCATTACATTGATCGAGCTGAAGGGGATGATAGAAATTTACAGTAAGTAAATATGATATCTTACTTCAAAGTGTGTCCAGTAAAGCTGAATAAAAAGCAagaggaataaataatttttctaatgttaatatatttatacatgaACCCTTAATTACAACAAGATTTCGAAAGGATGTCACAGTagtaaaaaacgtaaacagGAATACGTAAGGAATGGATCAAGAATGTTATACGTTTAAGGGCTTACGGCTATCAATGTAAGTCGCAGATTCCGACCAATCACAAGTGATTTGTCACGCAGGCGCATTACGATATTAAAGGTTATAAAATGCACTGGATGTGGGAATCAGGGCGACGTTCATCGTGAGAACAGACAGAAATCAGGATTTTTTTGTACGTTAGCCCATTGCGAACGTTGCGCGGCTTTAGTCTTTTTctgattattttgaaatttgaaatgcATACCGTTTCATTCCTTTGTCAGCGATGCCTTTATGTGTCGtggcttttttttattaatatctattacaAATTAGTGAACTCTTGAGCAATTTTAAGACAAATATTGGAATGTTTGAACTAATCTGAGTAGAAGTTAAGACTTACAATAACCTAGTGTTGAAATTCACGAATGTTCGATAATTTCGCAATGATGTGGCACTTATTATTTCTTGTACACATTTAGCTTAGGAAACGGGCCGTTAAGTCtgcaattatttgtttaatagtTGAGGTTAATCCGCGCCTTTATTGAATGAGAGGTGTTCAACCAATGATTACTGGGCTGCGAGcattaaacaattttacgATTCTCTTAAAGGAAATTTTCCCGTAGTTCCCCACAAACAGGCATTTATCGTGAGTTATGACCGGCTCCGATCTAATTACCAACATCTCGTAAAATCTAAGCACACGCCAAATTGCGACATTCGGAAACTGGTTGTGTTTTGCAAATACTTAGTTTGCGTGATGTTTTCTAGTAGCCGATGAATTAGTGACTCCGgcttaattgaatatttaaattttgttcttACATTTCGTTACATAAATTCTAATTTGTTACAAAACTAAGAAATAAAGCTATTTACGTAAAGCATTGTTTAGTAATGTTAAAAGTAGAACTGAATTCCGGTCGTTTGTTCGTTTACGATACGGATCgtcataaaatgtataatttaggTATTTCTATTACATATTCAGTATAATCTACACAAAATTGTGTACAAGGATAGATAACAGAGCACGCTGTTCTATAATTTATGGCGTACCATTAGGGCCAGCTCGGTAAACTTGAATTTCATTTACATTGGATTTGCAGTCCGACAGTATTGAAATGATGTATTGCGCTTTGATTGGGCGACAGATGCGTAATAGAtgtgaatatattaatttaggGCTTTAGGATTAAATGACattctgattattatttataatttataagaatattcaaccaatattttcttttgaatGATGATGAGAGAGAGATTATTCCTTTCAAAATTAAgcaaagttaaaaatataaacgagGCTACTAGCAGACGTATTTTGATACATATTTGAACGAATAGCTGATTTGGatgtcaaaattaatttaaatatcctGATTTCACTATAAGTAACAAGAggtatatcaattaaaaacaaatattaacgGTACAATAGCATACCAATGCTATAATGGTGTCGACTAGTGAAATTCTAACACGACATTTCGCCAACGCGTTCCTAGTACGTAGGTGGTCATGCCTTTATCACTCGACCGGCGTGCCCTGCtggattttattatatgtatatcctTGATAAATTATAGAAATTCATACCTCGTGTTTCATTGTTAATGTATACTTAAGTTAGTTTAGCGGGGAACTTTAGGGTCAAATGTGGCAAATGATAATGCCTCTACTGATGTTGTGAATGTTTGGCAGGTTATATCAATAAACTAGCTGTGACTTGCGGTTTTATCTGCAGTGCTTcactcctgttagtcttaacgtgatgataattatgcctatagccttcctcgataaatggtctatctaacacagaaataatACATATGTAAAACACTGCATTGTTCTTTAggaatttattaaagaaacatgcgattttaatcatttaaaaaaaacatgcaaAACTGTATCACAGGGAAAAGGATGCACTAAAATATTGGctaattgatattaatttatgtgtaACTGCGTTTATCAAAATGTGAACAAATTTTATGACTTCCTTATAGAGGTGGAGGTGACCGGATATGATCAGTGTCGATCACTTATGACAACAAATACAAGGCATTAATATccatgtttatttgtttttgttgtttatgaaTCTATACCTTATTTTCGAAGTATTTAGTTCTATAAttgtttgaaaaatcaatataaGGTGTTATATCCTGTGCATTAAAATTCCTTTTTCCGATAGGCCTTTTTCATAATCATCGTCATATCGTCGCtgttattgattttatagGAATTGTTTGTTTAAGGTTTTATCTCTAGTCAGATAttggtttaattattttttatatttatatgcatttatttatttatgctttattgaggattttttataca
It encodes the following:
- the LOC123697808 gene encoding transcription factor hamlet-like: MSACAAAAMREKHAAPRRLASPPSSPLEHHASPLGSPRADEPLDLRVTHKRPQRLEDENCNLITPSPPPHPTHPAHPAHPALLQFCRRLPLALPASFGRYPFLPAAAATLLAPGAPRPPPVPPNPGVNRARDRYTCSYCGKAFPRSANLTRHLRTHTGEQPYRCKYCERSFSISSNLQRHVRNIHNKERPFRCRHCDRCFGQQTNLDRHLKKHEAENGDDSRRRSPEETYFEEIRSFMGRVAPARRTAAAAAASAPDHT